One segment of Bradyrhizobium sp. WD16 DNA contains the following:
- a CDS encoding DUF4082 domain-containing protein yields the protein MLRENPTGLSTGENAQSPLSSAGADYTAEDLMAVVAALPPHGVVFKRDGRTPVSLGETMTAAELAAVTFASTPTGSADMPWSGGVLYAPEGRGRLPLPLDPELLARSAADGVVVITELPANGSVFLADGMTAVTRGQAITVAQLAGLNFSAAAAAAGQISLLRYGSADQAFAGEVLIVVGPDLPTPGFKAAGATRDDLSLAPFAVALLLDLGLTASDLTAASAAVDPNDAFSAASPGPMGGAFGSSPGDGSRAAAGPIPDHGFGLTPAVPVQSSTTGSDTTGSTGQSANDTAPPRRIGSSSPPDFGSLALAPMAQGGTLTTTTPSSLSTSSSSTRDTSTTPSSSSTISQSSTLLASPTLLSTSTSTATTPTTTSPATTSTSTTTTTTTTTTTTTTTSTTTNSIVAENQLAGTPQSIWRIAPGKDSTTIQGFTTAISTNLGGTVQFKIDNLTGNPNYQIDIYRLGYYGGDGARLVTSLQHQAATSVVQPNPLTDASTGLVDAGNWSVTDSWTVPTTAVSGVYIANVIDGTQIFQIPFVIRNDASHSAIVFQTDDQTWQAYNPWGGANLYAGNGPGLHGAAYAVSYNRPITTRDGGLSGTANDMVFSAEYPAIYWLEQNGYDVSYISGIDAATNGSLLLNHQVYMDVGHDEYWTDSQYNNVQAAGHAGVNLMFLSGNEVYWQTRLAPSIDASGSANRTLVSYKDTHANAVIDPTGTATGTFMDARFTSSGGLSGIPSNSLTGTVFQVDSDRTDTMTIPYGMTQLRFWRSTSIAGTAPGQTASLVQNLLGYEWDSSPDNGFRPAGLVDLSSTTLQVDTYLLDYGNTTGNGTATHNLVEFRDPVSGALVFGAGTVFWSWGLSSNHDQLLGTPTPIDPNVQQAMINLFADMGVQPATIQASLVIASQTTDHTAPTSTVKKLSTTSVVEGQSITVTGTATDVGGVIGGVEVSTDGGKTWHPATSTVGASNVNWSYTFLAGAPGTLNIESRAIDDSLNLGTPSAGVSYTVMPSSNLSIFSPTDTPAVVTNNDPKAVELGVKFVTSVLGEITGIRFYKGSQNTGTHLGDLWTSNGTLLASATFTNETASGWQQVNFATPVRVQAGTTYIASYHTDTGNYSTTAFYFDNAGHTTGALTATGGGLNGVYAYGSGPIFPGSVAIANGFNYWVDVVFNDTSQQPQANNDSGFSVTENGVLNIPASALLANDTDPSGLSFSISGVGGPVNGTVSYNAQTQTVTFTPTANYAGAANFTYTITDTSGASSSGHVSLNVNYPIAAQSLFGTNDTPSTANSGDTSSVEVGVKFTASANGMLTGLRFYKGSANTGTHVADLWSSSGMLLATATFTNETASGWQEVDFSSPVAITAGTTYVASYHTNGNYSATSNYFTSSLTNGELTAPAAGNGVYGYGSGNIFPTNTYKSTNYWVDVVFDGSGRPIANADGGFVVNENGSISIAASALLANDTDSAGLPISITGVSNAQNGTVSYDPNTQTVTFVPTTGYTGTANFTYTISDTGGNAASAGVSLFVNNPATESLFSLRSSPSVVAVNDPNSVELGVKFTADASGVITGLRFYKGLQNTGSHVADLWSSNGTLLATASFSNETASGWQQVNFATPVTIAAGTTYIASYHTDGNYSADGGYFANSLVSGDLTAPAGGNGVYGYGTGSLFPTKSYNATNYWVDVVYSKTAAPPLANNDSGFVASENGSVTIAASALLANDTDPQGLALSITGVANPSNGSVSYDANTQSVTFVPTAGYTGAASFTYSIADTAGGTASASASLLVNDPTTYSLFNPSTAPSIATVNDPSAVELGVKFQSSSNGEITGLRFYKGPQNTGTHVADVWSPTGTLLASATFGNETASGWQQVNFATPVAVTAGTTYVASYHTNGDYSADPNLLATALTNGPLTAPSSSSSGGNGVYAYGSSSLFPTNSFNSTSYGVDVVFKAQLAA from the coding sequence ATGTTGCGAGAGAACCCGACCGGTTTGTCCACCGGTGAGAATGCGCAATCTCCGCTGTCGAGCGCTGGGGCGGATTACACCGCCGAGGACCTGATGGCCGTGGTCGCTGCGCTGCCGCCGCATGGCGTTGTATTCAAGCGCGACGGGCGGACGCCGGTGAGCCTCGGCGAGACGATGACCGCGGCGGAACTTGCCGCCGTCACATTCGCGTCGACGCCAACCGGCTCGGCCGATATGCCCTGGAGCGGGGGCGTGCTGTATGCCCCGGAAGGCCGTGGACGCCTTCCGCTGCCGCTTGATCCCGAACTCCTGGCGCGTTCGGCCGCGGACGGCGTGGTCGTGATCACCGAGTTGCCGGCCAATGGTTCGGTGTTCCTGGCCGATGGCATGACCGCCGTGACCCGCGGGCAGGCGATCACCGTGGCCCAGCTGGCCGGACTGAACTTCAGCGCTGCTGCCGCGGCGGCCGGACAGATTTCTCTGCTGCGCTATGGCAGCGCGGACCAGGCCTTTGCCGGTGAGGTGTTGATCGTCGTTGGCCCTGATCTGCCCACCCCCGGCTTCAAAGCGGCCGGGGCGACCAGGGACGATTTATCCCTCGCGCCGTTCGCCGTCGCCCTGTTGCTGGATCTGGGGCTTACCGCGTCGGACCTGACGGCGGCTTCCGCTGCGGTCGATCCCAACGACGCGTTTTCCGCCGCGTCGCCCGGGCCGATGGGGGGTGCGTTCGGATCGTCCCCGGGTGATGGCTCGAGGGCCGCGGCGGGGCCGATACCTGATCATGGATTCGGCCTGACGCCGGCCGTCCCGGTGCAATCGTCGACGACTGGAAGCGATACGACCGGTTCGACCGGCCAGTCGGCAAACGACACGGCGCCGCCGAGGCGGATCGGGTCGAGCAGCCCGCCGGATTTCGGCAGCTTGGCGCTGGCGCCGATGGCGCAGGGCGGCACGCTGACCACGACAACCCCATCGTCGTTGTCGACGTCCTCGTCGTCGACACGCGACACCTCGACGACGCCATCATCGAGCTCAACCATCTCGCAAAGCTCGACCCTGCTCGCAAGTCCGACGCTGCTGTCGACCTCGACCTCGACCGCGACCACGCCGACGACGACGTCCCCGGCGACGACCAGCACATCGACGACGACCACCACGACCACGACGACCACCACCACCACCACCACCAGCACCACGACGAATTCGATCGTGGCCGAAAATCAGCTGGCGGGAACGCCCCAGAGCATCTGGCGGATCGCGCCGGGAAAGGACTCGACGACGATCCAGGGCTTCACGACGGCGATCAGCACCAATCTCGGCGGTACGGTCCAGTTCAAGATCGACAATCTGACGGGCAACCCGAACTACCAGATCGATATCTATCGGTTGGGCTATTACGGCGGCGACGGCGCCAGACTCGTCACGAGCCTGCAGCATCAGGCGGCCACATCGGTGGTTCAGCCCAACCCGTTGACGGACGCCTCGACCGGCCTCGTCGACGCCGGCAACTGGAGCGTGACCGACTCCTGGACGGTGCCGACGACCGCCGTATCCGGCGTCTACATCGCCAACGTCATCGACGGCACGCAGATCTTCCAGATCCCGTTCGTGATCCGCAACGATGCCTCGCACAGCGCCATCGTCTTCCAGACGGACGATCAGACCTGGCAGGCCTACAATCCGTGGGGCGGCGCCAATCTCTACGCCGGCAATGGGCCCGGACTCCACGGCGCAGCCTATGCCGTCAGCTACAACCGTCCGATCACCACGCGCGACGGCGGCCTGTCGGGCACCGCCAACGACATGGTGTTCTCGGCCGAGTATCCGGCGATCTACTGGCTCGAGCAGAATGGCTACGACGTTTCGTACATCTCGGGGATCGATGCTGCGACCAACGGATCGCTGCTGCTCAATCACCAGGTCTATATGGATGTCGGTCACGACGAATACTGGACCGATAGCCAGTACAACAACGTCCAGGCGGCCGGCCACGCTGGCGTCAACCTGATGTTCCTGAGCGGCAACGAGGTCTATTGGCAGACGCGGCTCGCGCCGAGCATCGATGCCAGCGGCTCTGCGAACCGGACCCTCGTCTCCTACAAGGACACCCACGCCAACGCGGTGATCGATCCGACCGGCACGGCGACGGGAACATTCATGGACGCCCGCTTCACCTCGAGCGGCGGCCTTTCGGGTATTCCCTCCAATTCGCTGACGGGCACGGTCTTCCAGGTGGATTCCGACCGCACCGACACGATGACGATCCCGTATGGGATGACGCAGCTGCGCTTCTGGCGGAGCACGTCGATCGCCGGCACCGCGCCCGGACAGACGGCGTCGCTGGTGCAGAACCTCCTCGGCTACGAATGGGACTCCTCGCCCGACAACGGCTTCCGGCCGGCCGGCTTGGTCGATCTGTCGTCGACCACCCTGCAGGTCGACACCTACCTGCTCGATTACGGCAATACGACCGGGAACGGCACCGCGACCCACAACCTCGTCGAGTTTCGCGATCCGGTGAGCGGCGCGCTGGTGTTTGGAGCCGGCACCGTGTTCTGGTCATGGGGCCTCTCGTCCAACCACGATCAGCTGCTGGGCACGCCCACCCCGATCGATCCGAATGTCCAGCAGGCGATGATCAACCTGTTCGCCGACATGGGCGTGCAGCCGGCGACGATACAGGCCAGCCTGGTGATTGCGTCGCAGACGACGGACCATACCGCGCCGACCTCGACCGTAAAAAAACTCTCGACCACAAGCGTGGTCGAGGGCCAGTCGATCACGGTCACCGGCACCGCCACCGACGTCGGCGGCGTGATCGGCGGGGTTGAAGTCTCCACCGATGGCGGCAAGACATGGCATCCGGCCACCAGCACCGTCGGCGCTTCGAATGTGAATTGGTCCTACACCTTCCTCGCCGGCGCTCCAGGGACGCTGAACATCGAGAGCAGGGCGATCGATGACAGTCTGAACCTGGGAACGCCCAGCGCGGGCGTCTCCTACACGGTCATGCCGTCTTCGAACCTTTCGATCTTCAGTCCCACCGACACCCCGGCCGTCGTCACCAATAACGACCCCAAGGCGGTGGAGCTGGGCGTCAAATTCGTCACCTCGGTCTTGGGCGAAATCACCGGAATTCGATTCTACAAGGGATCGCAGAACACCGGCACGCATCTCGGCGACCTCTGGACGTCGAACGGCACGCTGCTCGCGAGTGCAACCTTCACCAACGAAACCGCCAGCGGCTGGCAGCAGGTCAATTTCGCAACCCCGGTCCGCGTTCAGGCCGGCACGACCTATATCGCCTCCTATCACACCGATACCGGCAACTATTCGACGACTGCTTTCTATTTCGACAACGCCGGGCATACGACCGGTGCGCTGACGGCGACCGGCGGCGGCCTCAATGGCGTCTATGCCTATGGCAGCGGACCGATCTTCCCCGGCAGCGTCGCGATCGCCAACGGTTTCAATTACTGGGTCGACGTCGTCTTCAACGACACCAGCCAGCAGCCACAGGCGAACAACGACAGCGGCTTTTCGGTGACCGAGAACGGCGTTCTCAACATCCCGGCGTCGGCGTTGCTCGCCAATGACACCGACCCATCCGGCCTGTCGTTCTCGATCAGCGGCGTCGGCGGTCCGGTCAACGGAACGGTGAGCTACAACGCCCAGACCCAGACCGTGACCTTCACCCCGACGGCGAACTATGCGGGGGCTGCGAACTTCACCTATACGATCACCGACACGAGCGGTGCCAGCAGCTCCGGCCACGTTTCGCTCAATGTCAATTATCCGATCGCCGCGCAAAGCCTGTTCGGCACCAACGATACGCCCAGCACCGCCAATTCTGGTGACACCAGTTCGGTCGAAGTCGGCGTCAAGTTCACCGCGTCGGCGAACGGGATGCTGACCGGCCTGCGATTCTACAAGGGATCCGCGAACACCGGTACGCACGTCGCCGATCTCTGGAGTTCGAGCGGAATGCTGCTTGCCACAGCGACCTTCACCAACGAGACGGCGAGCGGCTGGCAGGAAGTCGACTTCTCCAGCCCGGTGGCGATCACTGCCGGCACGACCTATGTCGCCTCCTACCACACCAACGGAAACTATTCCGCCACCTCGAATTATTTCACGTCGTCGCTGACCAATGGCGAACTGACGGCGCCTGCCGCGGGCAACGGCGTTTACGGTTACGGATCGGGAAACATCTTCCCGACCAACACCTACAAATCAACCAATTACTGGGTCGACGTCGTGTTCGACGGATCCGGCCGGCCCATCGCCAATGCCGACGGCGGCTTCGTCGTCAACGAAAATGGCTCGATTTCGATCGCCGCTTCGGCGCTGCTCGCCAACGACACCGATTCAGCCGGCCTGCCCATTTCGATTACCGGTGTCAGTAATGCGCAGAACGGGACGGTGTCCTACGATCCCAACACGCAGACGGTCACTTTCGTGCCGACGACCGGCTACACCGGAACGGCTAACTTCACCTACACGATCAGCGATACCGGCGGCAACGCGGCCTCGGCCGGCGTCTCGCTGTTCGTCAACAATCCCGCGACCGAAAGCCTCTTCAGCCTGCGCTCGAGCCCGAGCGTCGTGGCCGTGAACGATCCGAACTCGGTGGAATTGGGCGTCAAATTCACGGCCGACGCCTCCGGGGTGATCACCGGCCTTCGCTTCTACAAGGGGCTGCAGAATACCGGTTCGCACGTTGCCGACCTGTGGAGCTCGAACGGGACTCTGCTCGCCACCGCGAGCTTCTCCAACGAGACCGCGAGCGGCTGGCAACAGGTGAATTTCGCAACGCCGGTAACCATTGCCGCCGGCACGACCTATATCGCCTCGTATCACACCGACGGCAACTACTCCGCCGACGGCGGCTATTTCGCCAACTCGCTGGTCAGCGGCGACCTCACCGCTCCGGCGGGCGGCAACGGCGTCTACGGCTACGGGACGGGAAGCCTGTTCCCGACCAAAAGCTACAACGCCACCAACTATTGGGTCGACGTCGTCTATTCCAAGACGGCGGCGCCACCGCTTGCCAACAACGACAGCGGCTTCGTCGCCAGCGAGAACGGCTCGGTCACCATCGCGGCGTCGGCGCTGCTCGCCAACGACACCGATCCGCAGGGCCTTGCATTGTCGATCACCGGCGTCGCCAACCCGAGCAATGGCAGCGTCAGCTACGATGCCAACACCCAGTCGGTCACCTTCGTGCCGACCGCGGGCTATACCGGAGCGGCGAGCTTTACCTATTCGATCGCGGACACCGCT